GTCATTCGCGTTGACCACGAAGACCTCGTCTTCCGCACCAAGCGGGAGAAATACAACGCGGTGATCGAAAAAATTAAAGCATACCACAAAAAAGGCCAGCCCGTGCTGGTAGGCACGACCTCGGTTGAAGTGTCGGAGATGCTCAGCCGCATGCTTAAGCGTGAGGGCATCCCGCACAACGTGCTTAATGCCCGCCGTGACCGCGCCAAACAGGAGGCGCTTATCGTAGCGCAGGCTGGCCAGCGGGGTGCAGTGACGATCGCGACAAACATGGCCGGCCGCGGGACCGACATTAAGCTGGGTCCGGGCGTTAAGGAACTGGGCGGCTTGGCCATTATCGGTACCGAACGGCACGAAAGCCGGCGAATCGATCTGCAGCTGCGCGGTCGTGCCGGTCGCCAGGGCGACCCCGGAGAAAGCCAGTTTTACGTCTCGCTCGAAGATGACCTGATGCGGCTTTTCGGCTCAGAGCGCATTGCCCGCATCATGGATCGGCTCAAAATGGAAGAAGGAGAGGTCATTACGCACCCCTGGGTGACCAAGAGCATCGAGCGAGCTCAGAAAAAGGTCGAGCAAAACAACTTTGCCATTCGCAAGCGACAGCTAGAGTTCGACGACGTGCTCGACGCGCAGCGTCGCGTAATCTACGGCCGCCGCCGCCATGCCCTTACGGGAGAACGAACCAGCCACGACGTGCTCGAAATGCTGCGCGACGTGGTTACACAAATTGTTGAGCGTCACTACAAAGAGGCCGACCTTGAGGCGATGCGCGAGGAGGTGCTGCGCACACTAGCTTTTGATTACGAAATTGACCGCGAAACGTTCGCACGCCTAGGCGAAGATGGCGTGACGGATCACCTCTACCAAGCAGCACTGGACTTTTACCGTCGCAAGCGAGAGATGCTGGCGCAGCCTTTTTATGAGCGGCTGCAGGCGTTTCTCAACCAAGATGGACTGGAACACACCCCCGAGCGCGTGGTGGTCGACTTTACCGATGGCCGCCGCATTCTGCGCGCAGTGGCCCGCGTCGACGAAGCGCTGCGCACACGTGGTCAGGAGATCAACAATGCGCTAGAGCGGGTAGCCCTGTTGCATTTTATCGACGAGCACTGGACCGAGCACTTGCGCGAGCTCGATGAACTCAAAGAAGGCATCAACCTTCGGGCCTTTGGCCAGCGCGACCCCCTGGTCGAATACAAGGTTGAAGGTTTTCGCCTTTTCCAACAGACGCTCGACAAGATCAACCGCGATACGATCTCGTTCATCTTTCGGGCCGGACCGCTGGTTGAAACGCGGCCCGCAGTGCCTGCCGCTCGTACGCGACGACTGGATCCTTCCCGGGCTCACGTTCAGCACGCAAGCGTTGACTCCTACGGGGTAAAGATCGGTAGCCCTCAGGCAGTGCCTGCACCAGCGCGGCAGGACCCTACGGCCAAAGAGCAACCTGTCGTAGTGGGCGAAAAAATCGGACGCAACGACCCTTGCCCCTGTGGTAGCGGTAAAAAATACAAGCATTGCCACGGGCGCAATCGCTAAGCCTTAGGCTGAACGCTTCGCCAGCCATGCTGCGCACGCTCTACATCCGCGACTACGCCCTTATTGAAGAACTGGAGGTGGAGTTCGGCAGCGGGCTAAACATTCTGACCGGTGAGACCGGTGCAGGCAAATCGATTCTGATCGGCGCGTTGAAGATGATTCTTGGCGAGCGCGCCGATACCGACATGATCCGCAGTGGCGCCCGAAAAGCGATTGTCGAAGGGATTTTTGACGAAGCCGATACGCCTCGTCTAAAGGCGCTGCTTGAGGCCAATGCCATTGAGCCTCTGCCGCAGCTTATCGTGCGGCGTGAAATCATGGCAGGCCAGAGCCGAGCCTTTATCAACGATACGCCGGCTTCTGTACAGCTCCTGCGCGATGTGGCCGCCTTGCTGATCGACCTGCACGGCCAGCACGAACACCAAAGCCTGCTGCGCACGGAAACGCACCTAGAACTGCTCGACAACTTTGGCAGCCTGGGCGGCTTGCGCGAAACCTACCAGCGGCACTACGAAACAGTTGCGCGCCTAATGCGCGAGCGTGAAGCCCTCATGGCCCGCCGGCGGGAGCTGCAGGAGCAAAAAGAGCGCTACGCCTTCGAAATCGAAGAAATCGATCGCGTGCGACCCCAAGAAGGCGAAGAGGAAGCCTTGGAAGCCGAGCTGCGCATCTTGGAAAACGCGGAGCACCTCTACGAAGCCACAGCCCGGCTTTATGAAATGCTCTATGAGTCAGAAAATGCCGTCCACGACCAGCTGGTGCTAGCCCGCAATGAGCTGCAAGATTTGGTGCGCATCGACCGCAGCTTTGAGGAGGCCTTGGAGGAGATCCGCTCGGCGCAGATCAGCGTGGCCGAGATTGCTAAGTTTCTGCAGGATTACAACGCCCGCATCGAGTTTAATCCCGAGCGGCTTGAAGCCATTCGGTCGCGGCTGGTCGAGCTGGAGCTGCTGAAGCGCAAGTATGGTGGAACGCTCGAGGCGGTGTTGGCCCATCGCGCTGAAATCGGCCGTCAATATGCACTGGCAGTGGATTTCGAAGGAGCACTGGAACGGTTAGACCAGCAGCTCGGGGAAGCACTGCAGAACCTCGCTGCAGCTGCCCAGCGACTTTCGGTTAAGCGGCATGAAGTGGCTGAGCGTATCGAGCGTGCTATCGAAGCTGAACTGGCCGTGCTGGGCATGCCAGCTGCACAGTTTGAAGTGCGGTTTACGCGTCGCGCAGATCCTGAAGGCTGGATCATGTTGCCTGTGCCTGGCCGCGAGCCCGAACGTTATGCGGCCTTTGCGACCGGCATGGATCAGGTCGAGTTTTACCTCACGACCAACCCTGGCGAGCCGCTTCGACCTCTTGTACGGGTGGCTTCAGGCGGCGAGGTCAGTCGCATCATGCTGGCCCTGAAAACGATTCTGGCTAAAAGCGACCGCCTGCCCATTCTGGTGTTCGACGAAATCGATACCGGCATCTCGGGCGCCATTGCGCATCGGGTTGGTGAGCGGTTGCACGAGCTGGCCAATTATCATCAGATTATTGCCATTACCCACCTACCCCAGATTGCTGCCTTTGGCGACGTGCACTTTTTGGTCGAGAAAATCCTCGAGGCAGGTCGGGCCAAGACGCGCATTCGGCGGCTGTCAG
This sequence is a window from Rhodothermus bifroesti. Protein-coding genes within it:
- the recN gene encoding DNA repair protein RecN; translated protein: MLRTLYIRDYALIEELEVEFGSGLNILTGETGAGKSILIGALKMILGERADTDMIRSGARKAIVEGIFDEADTPRLKALLEANAIEPLPQLIVRREIMAGQSRAFINDTPASVQLLRDVAALLIDLHGQHEHQSLLRTETHLELLDNFGSLGGLRETYQRHYETVARLMREREALMARRRELQEQKERYAFEIEEIDRVRPQEGEEEALEAELRILENAEHLYEATARLYEMLYESENAVHDQLVLARNELQDLVRIDRSFEEALEEIRSAQISVAEIAKFLQDYNARIEFNPERLEAIRSRLVELELLKRKYGGTLEAVLAHRAEIGRQYALAVDFEGALERLDQQLGEALQNLAAAAQRLSVKRHEVAERIERAIEAELAVLGMPAAQFEVRFTRRADPEGWIMLPVPGREPERYAAFATGMDQVEFYLTTNPGEPLRPLVRVASGGEVSRIMLALKTILAKSDRLPILVFDEIDTGISGAIAHRVGERLHELANYHQIIAITHLPQIAAFGDVHFLVEKILEAGRAKTRIRRLSDEERAHQVAALMSGAAVTEAALESARELIRQVAPREPQRTV